CTTATCCGCCTGAGATGCATCGTAAGCTATCTCTGCCTACAGCTTACTCTGTCACCCCTTAAAATCTTTGTATGGTTTGTCACTAATGATTTAAATCATCTTAGCTTTCGAGCCGAATATGGTTTTCAACGCCCTTTATCGGGCACATTGTCGGAAAGCCTGGGAAAGGGGAGACGCTGAAATAGTTTGCAATAAAGTTTTGCACCGCTTCATCGGGGGCTTTGTTCAATTGAGGTCCAAGGTCTCAGCAGACATTCGTCACGAATCGCTAGTTCAGTTCCACCGCCGATGGGGGGGTTTGCATTCAACAACAACTTGCTTTGCTTGCATGTGTGGACCACCAGAGCATATGCTGCCTTGCAGGCATGCAATCTGTGATAACTGCGTTGTCATATATGGAACTAAAAGTccccgtacggagtaccatATCAACCTACCGAAATGCCCTATCTGTGATAAGGCAGTGAATCTCACGATTCGTCAACTTCCACCAACCAAGGGGCCAATCGTGTTAAGCCTAGATGGGGGAGGGGTTCGTGGTATCGTTCAATTAGGGCTTCTGCGAGCACTAGAAAGGCGGATTGGCGGAATATCGATAGCACACATCGCCGATTTATTTGCCTGGACAAGTGTTGGTAAGAGCATCCGTGACAATGAAGAATGCACCTGTGATTGAAAGACTCTGATCCGTAAAAAAAGGGGCGCTTTTGGCGGTAGATATGATATTGAATGGCCTATCTGCAGAGGAGAGTTGCGCCAAATTTCCGGCTTTTGCTCGGATGATTTTCGGATCGCCTCCTAAACATGCACCAAAATCCTCGATATCCCGGTGCGCTACATGGATGAAAAGCCTGGCGTGCTTTTTAGCTGATTGTCAGTACGACTCGGAAAGACTAGAGGATGCCTTGCAAAGAGTGGTCGACCCCCAACGCCGAATGTTCGATGTCACGACGACAAGCTCCACTGGTTGCCGAGTCGCCATTATCACGAGTCGTACTTCTGATGGAAAAGCTTGTGTCTTGGCAAATTATCGTGGAATGGGCCAGCGAGAAGTGAATGCAGCATATGAGTTCCTTATCCCTAAGATGGCGGATGAGAATCCTCATGTCTGGAAAGTGTGAGTTGAGTTGAACTGTTATCAATTTGATTTGGAACTAACGAAGAACTTTGCTGATGAACAATACCAATAGAGCTCATTGCAGCGTCGCAGCTCCTTTGTAAGTGTCCCAGTAGCTTTGAAGACGGTGACTAATTACATGCAGCTTTTTCCGATCAAAATCCCTCCCAGGCTTTGGTGCGCTACAGGATGGCGGAGTCCGAGCCAACAATCCTCTGGCAATTGCGCTCAAGGAGTCAGTAGTCATCTGGCCCTCTGCGAAAACCCATGATCTACTCTTGTCAGTGGGAACGGGCTCATTTTCTTCTGTCGCTAAGCCAATTGAGGGTGCTAGTGGTATATTGCAAGACAGTGCTATCCCTCGCATGATCCGAGCGACGATGTCCTCTCCATGTATggatggcgagcaaggatTCCATGAGGCACTCAATTTTGTGCCAGATGTGGAAAGATCAAACATCTTTCGGCTGAATCACGAGTTGCCTGAACCACTTCCTCGGTTGGACGATGTGAGAAAATTAGAAGAGATGTCCAAGATGCATTTTACTGTTCCGACTGAACTAGTGAGAACTATCTTGGCGACcgcttttttcttctttgaacTCGATGAGTTGCCAATCAAAAGCCAAGGAGCCTTTTTCTGTAAAGGCTCAGTTCTGTGCTCCCGATCATATTCCAGGGACCTGGTGAAACTGGTCAGGGTGGAATTCCCAGGCGCAATGTTTGAAACGGCTCGTGGCCAACGCCTTGGAGacgttgatgatgatgatggttGCCGCGTATGTGGATACTACCGCAAAAAGGTGGGATTTTCAATCAATGGACTTCATGAAATGACATCAATTGGGATTGCCGGTTCTTCGTTCTTCCAAAGGATTGGCGGCTTTCCAAAGTCGGTGCAAGAGCTCCTCGATGATCAACAAGCCAATTCCCACTTTGGTCGTGCAGACCATTTGGTTGCTTCCTGGCCCCCGAAAAGGAATTGCTACTGTTCCCCACGGGTTAAACGTCATATCAAATTCTTGGAGCCAGCCTTGATACACAAGAAGCGGCGACTATGAATTGTTACTGCACATTTGCTCTATGTTGACGTTCAAGGTGCTCAATTATTAGAAGATTCAAGGCTATGATTTCCGTACTGTGACGTGGGCCGGCTCCCACTGTCATTTGGCTCTGGTGAACCCGATGAAAGCTATCGAAACATTCGGTTTATATATCGCTGCGAACTGCCATGCGCCTGAATTCTCTGAATACCCACTGCTACTGTCTTGAGGACAAGCAGGGGATTTGGGAAGGTTTGTGAAACGAGGAATGATAGGTGGTCAGAAGTGAAAGAGTTATCTCCTTCAAAGGTCAAAAATAGAAAAGAACCAATACCTAAACAAGTCTAGCAATGATTGCTGGAGCTCAGTATCTCCCAATATCACTAAAGTGATCTGGTATGAGTGATTTAATCCAATTCCACTAACAAGGGACCCTCTACCTCTCCAAGTATACAGGTGTACatcagaaaagaaaaggggTATTTTGAGGCGAAATGGTGATGAATTGGGTCTATGGATTTCCCAAGGGTGTCAGATTCACTAAATGCAATTTTATCATTCTGTTTTATCATTTGTTTTTCATATTCTCTTCTGTTTTGCATCTGTTTCGCTAGATATTATTCATATACCGTTGTTCATTACGTTGGTTTATCGTTTATCATAGAAATTTCATCGTTGATGTTAGTACTAAAACGTATTTTTTATGTTATTTTTTCTTCAGGAACGACTTCACTTTACACACAGATAATCACGAATAGCCGTAGCCTTCCCGGAAGAGGGTTGTGCCCATGACCGAATTATAATCGAAATTTGACCGGGCTTGATATTTATCCAGAATGCGGCAATTAACCACCGATATCAACCGCTTTTCAAACCGGCGAAGTATATTCACAAACCACCGCACAAAACTGCATGCCTCTTCCGCCGACTTGAACAACCTATGAAATTGCCTGCTTACAATACGCTACAGCTCATTTTCTCATCTGCACTCACTGTTCTCCCACAAAATCTGCACAGAAGCCCTGTACCTGGCCTGCGTCAGGTTGCATCTGGTGGAGAACCATTGACAAGGGTGTTGGCGGGTAAGCCCACAACACCGTTGAACAGAAGACCACATTTAAACAAGCCCGCTGTGGAGGTTCCTACCGAATTCCTTTCCCAATTTTCACTGTACCGATTCTTGCATCAACTCACCTTCCGCTGTCATCCTCATTCGGAGGATTGTCTGTCACTAACATGTCTAGAACTAAGGTCTCTAAGACCGGCAAGCTTGCCTGGTCTGCATCGAAAAGAAGAATTCTCTCTCGGCTTCACCAGCACCGGTGGATGTCTTGGAAGGAAAAATCCAGGACATACTTCAGGCAGTTCCGCGTGAAACTGAGGTGCAGACAAACCACCTGTCACAGAAACATCACTCCATGCAAAGAACCTGTGTCTGAGGCCTCCCGCTGGGGGGCACCTCCGCCACGAGTCCTATGCGAAGAACCTTGGAGGTCCTGGTTGCCGTCGCCTCTAATTTACCCACCTAGAGGCTCCCGCACAGAAACTCGCCATCTAATCCATGCGTTGGAGGAACTGGCTGTTTCAGAATGCCGCCGGCTGACGATCGACTTAAATAGTGCAAACGAAAGATTGCTGTATAGACACGCCCCTCTTTACTAGACTTCTCGTTCAAGAATATATAGCGGTCATACTCTTTGTTATTTTGTCAAACTCTAATTGCAGTGTCCTTTATCTGTTCTGGTTAATTATCTGAAGACACGTACCTATTATTGGCAATATCCCAGTACGGTAATATAAAATCCAATAAAACTGATTTCGAGCGCCTCTGACTACCAGATAAGAAGATAAGCGGCAGCCTAGGCGATGACCAAGGAGGGCTAATGATTCGAAGAGTTATATAATTCAACTGCCACACCCTCTGAGACCAACCCTACGCGCTATGTCTCATACCTCCGCAAGTTTGTATATCGTATGGCAGCTGTCAATGCTGCACCGTATGATCCTCAGCGTTTAACCCTTCCTACACACCACCTGGATGGATATTGCTTGTTCACCTTGAGCGTATCAAAATATCTATTTGTATATAAGTAATGGTGGAAGCTGTGTGTCTGGTTTTTCTCCGGCAGGTCTGTTTGAGACCTATCTATAGTCGACTGTTTTGGCCTTCGAAGAAGACGGAACATGATTCTAATGGTTTCCTGAATACTGCGCCTAGTCATACTTGCTACAGCCACGACGTAGCGTTACGATGGGATTGATCGCCAGTACATTTAATATAATGATATCATCTGAATCACCAGGAACCGCCGCGCACAGAGCAGAGCATAAGCAGCTCCATGAACAAATAGGCAGGTGATGACAAATATTTCACAGTAAGAATGTATCCATGTAGATACTAAGACGGACTTCTCCGCTATCCATTATCAGTTGATTGATCTCTTGGCATTCCGTGCTTGGTAGCCAAAGATGCCAGCTTTGTTTTCTCCAAGGAATTGGCGTGAACAATTTCGACTGGACTCTGGCCTTCCCAATAATGCTCATTTGTTCGTCCGGAAACACAAATTGTCGCGCCTGAACACATTCTTTGCATATAGTGTGAATGCAGATATGTCGCTTCGAAGGAAGTAGGAACATCAAAATTGTCGCGAACTGTGATGCAGGTTGATGCTTCATTGCTCTAACTCTCACGCACTGAGCGTCTTTGCTAGCACAGCAAACACATTGCCACGAGACGAAGCCAAGCATGTTTCTCTAATAAGATCAGCAAATGCCCCAGTCATTGGGCAAGCTATATCATATCTcaccttctttctctgctgcacatatatatatatatatgaGATGAAAAGCGAGGTAGAGCACCGGAGGTTTTCCCTTATATATATTGCAGACTAAGCTGATCTGCAATCCTCCTATGACACACAGACTCGTTGTAATAGCGAAGGAATTCCTCGACATGTTGCCTATGCTAGCAAGCGAGCTTGTTTTGATCAAGTCTCTACCGCTATAACTTCGAATTGAAGTTGGTAGGAGTGGGGCTATTAGGGAATAGATGTTGAATGGGTTATGTGAGGACTTTTTCTGGTCGTTAATCAACCTAAGTGTAACTGGGGTAGTGCGTGGCCATCTGTTGAAGTGGTTACGATATAGACTGAAAATAACTGCTCACCTGGTCTAAGATGCCACTAACCTCTTTCAAAATATTTCATCCTCATCTGCGCCAACTCCAAGTGTCATCTTTCATTTACTTAGGAACACAAAAAGTGGTGGCTCCCTTTTGTCCTTGCATCCCGGTTAAGAACAGTTACTGCACTACAGTTATCTCGCTACCCATCCCCATTGAGAACACCCGCAAATTCTTAACTAGAACCTTGTGAGTATATCCGGCCAATCTTCTTCTGGCTCTGTATACAAGTTTTGTTTGAATCCCAGTTGTCGGAATGTCAACATTTGTCCTACCGGTTCCCGTAATCGTCTTTTCGCCGTTTGGGTGTTCATGAACACTCTCTCCCAGGGATAAACTGGTGCTGCCGAAGATGCCTAGAAGTAGCTGCCTGACTACAACTCCACAGGGTTAGTAGCAGCTTCTTCGCAAGAATCGCAACCCCTCTCTCAAGCAGCACTATCCCCAAAGAGAACTATCTCTCTCCTGGATGTGCAACAGCATCCTTCTCGATACGACTGCGTCCCAGTACTATACGTATCTATACCCGCCACAAGAGTCTACAATAAATCAACAAGCGGAGCCATGAAGGGATCCACCTCTCCTAACGAAGGACCCCCAAGATGGGGCGATGTTGCTGTATATTTCCCTCCCTGGAGAAGTCTGGGATCATTCTTACTGACATCCAGTTTAGCCAGCGATGACCAACTCTCGCTAATTATTCCGTCCTCCCTATGCTCATTTTGCCATGATTTACCTTGACCATGGTGGCAAGCTTGAGGTTGATAAATCATCTTCTATCCAAGAGCAAAACTCCACTGTGTTCACCCCAGAAGTTTGCCAGAATTTCCTCGAGATTCTGGATGAACGTATTGGCTACCATGCCCCAGTTCACAGTTTGTCAAAATTCTCAATATACGCTAATACCAATATATAGAGACAACGGACACATAGCAGGTTCGACACCCTTACAACGGTGGTAAGCCGCACCAGGATCAGCCCCCGGTACTAGGGGTGACCCAGAGAAGACCAAGCCTCAGGGGTGGCCTCCCGGTGTTATGCATAAGGAGCCTGACCACTTGAGAAAAGAGTGTATGATTTGCCTATATCCTTAATTCTTGATCTACTTGCTCACTTAATTCAATATACCGCATTGAACTCTTGCTTCAAATTACCCGCAAGCTCGGTACTTACGGTATTACTGCTGATAAACTCAAGGATGTTGCTGGCGACACTAAGCAGAGCTTGAAGCACACATCCCATGTCGAGATCATCTACGAAATCCTCCAGGTCCGCAAGATGGAGGAGCGCTTCGAACGAGGCGAAGTCGATGCTAACATGGTCGTCGACACCATGAACCGCAGCCCTAGCCCTAagggcgaagaagaagatgactcCGCCACCTCAGTCGCCATCGAGGAGCCCGAGCACATTTAACCATCTGACCAAGGTCGTCGAACAACTCGCATGGTCTGTCTAGAACATGAGCAGTAAGATCCCCTAAACAGTTATTTTTTTCCCACGGGTAAGCTGGAGCAATAACAACAACGATTGCATGGTCATGATGTCTGTGCAATTGTGAGGGCTACCACAAGACAGGATATATTCACTTCCTGATTGGTGATGATGGACAAACACAATTTTAGTCAACATAGCAGTGTTTAACAGGatgctttttgttttgatcCCATGGCCCGGTCAATTATTACCCTGAGTAAAATATGCGTGGAGTGATCTCCGGTGGGGATCCAATTGACATCCCCACTCGTCATCCGCCGATTAAATTATATATCAAACACCCCTCACGAACTTCCCTCTGAGAAAAACTGGCCGTGTGAACAATTTAACGATATGTTAGCCCAGCAAGGTTCGGATGGTCACATATCTCTCGTGCAACGACTTGACCATTTTATCGTGCGCCAAAATATCGGAGGCTGGAGCTGTCCCCGACCACCAATTGGTTCACCAATGCCGCTCGCCGGAAccaccaggctcgctttgCCCGGGCGTCAAAAAACACTTAACTCGACACAGTAGCTAGAAGACTCGCTTGTTGAGTGTTGTTGAACAATCCGCCGGTTAAGACTCCTTACTCTGTTCTTGACCGTTTGTTCTTGACCGTTTGTTCTTGACCGTTTGCTCTTGACCGTTTGCCGTTCACCATTTATTGCTGATTGCTAACTGTCTACCGTTTACCGTCTGTGCGAAAATTCCAATCGTTGTTGTTAAAGGTACACTTTCTCACCTGTCTCACCATCTTTACGTCGCTGACCTTACCTCTGCTCTCCGTATCTTTTtagagctttttttttacggtAGAATTCGAAAACAATTTACCCAACACGCAGACGGATAGGTATATGATATTAGCGCTTCTAGCTCTAATGGTTAGTACATAATGCCAGTCTGACCAGAGTTCAGAAATTTGGTTACCTCGCACCCTGCCCTCAAGCTGCTGGAGGAGTAGGAACCATGCGCTTAGAGATTCAAATTACTGTATTCTCGGGGATAAAGACGACTCAACTCTGCTTCAAGCTAAAAATGAACGGTGATTGGCACGGAAGATGGCACCAAATACGAAGTAAAATTAAATGCACAGAAACGAGTAAATGAGAATAGTGTGTCCTGAAGTAAGCATTTCCTATTACGTATATTTCCTTGGAGTCAGGATAGCAGGGCATAACTCCGTGCGATATTCTTATTATGGCGGACTCTATACGTTGATAGAGGTCTTCCGCCGCTGCAAGTTCTTAAACATGACATATAGCTCCAACTTGTCTGGCTCTTGCATTGAATACGAGGGCCTGGACCTGTCTAGATATGGACACCACGCTTCTAAAATCCCGAT
The nucleotide sequence above comes from Penicillium digitatum chromosome 1, complete sequence. Encoded proteins:
- a CDS encoding Zinc finger, RING-type, which gives rise to MFDVTTTSSTGCRVAIITSRTSDGKACVLANYRGMGQREVNAAYEFLIPKMADENPHVWKVAHCSVAAPFFFRSKSLPGFGALQDGGVRANNPLAIALKESVVIWPSAKTHDLLLSVGTGSFSSVAKPIEGASGILQDSAIPRMIRATMSSPCMDGEQGFHEALNFVPDVERSNIFRLNHELPEPLPRLDDVRKLEEMSKMHFTVPTELVRTILATAFFFFELDELPIKSQGAFFCKGSVLCSRSYSRDLVKLVRVEFPGAMFETARGQRLGDVDDDDGCRVCGYYRKKVGFSINGLHEMTSIGIAGSSFFQRIGGFPKSVQELLDDQQANSHFGRADHLVASWPPKRNCYCSPRVKRHIKFLEPALIHKKRRL